Sequence from the Hamadaea flava genome:
TAAGCGGACAGACCTCGGACGACGAGGTCGACGAGCTGACGCAGACGACGGCGAGCCGTTTCGGCGTCCGGCTCCTGGGCGATGCCGGGCAGTGCGTCGGTCAGCACCAACGCCACGTCGCGCGGGCCGATCGTGCGGCCGAGCCCCGGCAGACCGGATTCGGCGAGGACGCGTTCCACGAGGTCGGCGTACCGGTCGTGGAAGCTCGCGATGACGTCCCCGGCGAGCTGCCCGGCCTCGGCGAACAACTCGGCCTTGAAGCCGGCCCCGATGGCGCCGCCGAACAGGTCGAGTTTCTGGGCCAGCACCTCGGTGAGCCGGTCGGCGACGTCGCCGGAACCGGTCGCACCCGCTCTGGCCGCCGCGGCGAGCACCTCGTCGGCGATCTTCTGCCCGACCGCCCGGAAGACGGCTTCCTTACCGGGGAAGTACTGGTACACGGCCGGTCGGGAGATGCGGGCGGCCTGCGCGATCAGGTCCATCGAACTGCGGCGGTAGCCGTAGCGCCCGAACACTTCCAGCGCGGCTGTCACTATCTGGCCTCGGCGATCCTCTGACACGCTGACAATCTAGGCGTATTTTGTCAGACCGTCAACGGTTAAGGTGAGCGCGTGGACGAGATCTGGGGTGAGCTTGCCGTGCCGGACGCCGCGTCGGCTCCCCCGGCCGGGGTCTGCCACCTCTGGCCCATTCCGGTCGCCGCGCGTACAAGTTGGATCTCCGATTGGATCTCCGACGAGGAGCGGGCCCAGGCGGACCGGTTCCTGGCCGAGCACGCCCGCCGGACGTTCCTCACCTCGCGCAGCGCGCAGCGCGAGGTGGCCGCGCGGTATCTGGGCGTGAGGCCGGACGCCGTGCCGATCGACCGGACCTGTCGCCGGTGCGGCGGCCCGCACGGGCGCCCGACCGTCCCCGGGCCGATCGACCTGTCCGTGAGCCACACGCGGGAGTGGGTCGTCCTCGCCGTCGTGGGCGCGGGCCGGGTCGGAGTGGACCTGGAGCACGAGGCCACCGCCCGCGACCTCGACTCCCTGATCGGTACGCTCACCGCCGCCGAACGGGCCGAGTTCGCCGAGGTGCCGCCACCGGACCAAGTGGGGTGGTTCCTCCGTCGGTGGACCCGCAAGGAGGCGGCCGTCAAACTGACCGGACACGGCTTGGCCGTACGCTTCGACGCCCTCGACACTCGCGGGGCGCTCGCGATCGCCGACGGCGTGGCACCGGACTGGCCCACAGAGGACATTCACCTGACCGACGTACGCGCCGGCGGCGGCCTTGTCGTCGCGCTCGCGACCACCGTCCCCCTGCGCTCCGTTCTCCTGTCCGGCCTTTCCGCGCGATCATGAACCATCGGCCATGATCGACCGGCGTGTCGTGTCCCGACTGCCCTGATCGACTCTGCGACGGCGTGATCACCCACCGGCGGGCTAGCGATGGGTACCCGCCGGCGGGTCGGGATCGGACGCCACGGCGACGAACGCCGCCACGCTGATCCCGGCCGCGAGGACGAGCGCCACCGCCGCGACGACCAGGATGGCGACGCGGCGGTGGTTGTACGGCGGCTCCGGGCTGCGGTGCCGGCCCGGAGCGGGTGGTGCGACGGTCGAGGTGGGTGGGGTCACCGGGGTCCTGCCCGGTGCCGCCCGGCGCGGGCGTACCCCTCGATGACGTCGAGGTGACCGCGCCGGGACGGCACCGTGGTCGTGGCAGGACGCCACGGGATCGTCTGCAGGACCTGGGTCACCTCGAACCGCAGGGCCTCGGCCGTCAGGATGTCGTCGGTCATCCGGGGCAGGACGGCCGTCTCGGTCAGATCCTCCTTGGACGGCGTCCACCAGGCGTACACGACCGGCGCCTCGGGCACCTCCTCGAAGCCGTCGGGCAGCGGGTTCAGCGTCGGCAGGGCCCGCCGTTCGGGCCGGGCGTCGGCCCAGCGCCGGATGTGCTCGGCCTGCCGCCGGATCTCACGGTGACGAATGTGGACGACGAACGACGTGGTCACCACCGTCACCAGCGCGGCCGCACCACCGGACAGGCACAGCAGGCCGACCGTCACGTTGTCATGCAGGCTCACCGGGTTCTCCTTCGCGGGGCGGTGCGGAAATTGGGTACGCGAGCCGCCCGCGCGATCGCGACGACCCGGCTGGGCGAGAGGTCGCCGAGGGCGGCGACACCGTGCACGCGGAGTGCTTTGACCTCGCCGGCCGGCAGTTGCACCGCCTGCCGGTAGGGGCCTCGGTCCGGCGGCGGGATCACCGCCCACCCCGGCCGGGGCCCGCCGCCGATCAGCGGTCCGATGGCACGCAACATGGTGCTCACCTCGCCAGGGCGGTGCGTTCGACGCCGACGCTCAGCCGACGGGCCATGGTCCGGCGGGCGCGCATGTTGAGCGCCTTCACCGCGTCCTCGGTGACGCCCATCCGGACAGCCGCCTCGGGACAGGTCAGCCCGGCGAAGTAGGTCAGGGTGATGGCCTGTCGCTGGGCGGATGACAACTCCTGGACCGCTTGGAGCACGATGGCCGACTCCAAGCGGGTTACGGCGATCTGCTCGATGTCGGCGGAGTCGTCGATCTGACCCATGTCCCGGGTCGCGTCGCTGAGCACCTCCATCCGGAATCGGCCCGACCGGAAGTGGTCGATCGCCCGGTTGCGGGCGATCGTCATCAGCCAGGCCAATGGGGGCGCGCCGCGGTAGTTCAGCCGGCCGATGCCGCGCAACGCCCGTTCCCAGACGTCGCCGGCCAGGTCCTGAGCCAGCTGGACGTGGCCGCAACGCTGCCACAGGTAGCGGAAGACCTCGGCGTTGTAGCGCGCGTACAGCTCGCCGAATGCGCTGAGGTCGCCCTGTTGGGCCCGCTCGATCAGCGACCACGGGTCGCCGTCGGAATCGGGCTGGGCCGCCCGGTCGCGTACGCGGCCGGAACCGGAGGGGTGATCGACGGTGCGGGGTGCGGGGTGACGAATGTTCCGCAAGGTCACCTCGTCACCACCGGGCTCAGAAGAGCGTTCTTGTGTTCACGCACGCATGCATAGTAAAGTCATGCATGCATGGATCATATCCACCGTTCGAGTGATACCAGCCCGGGATAACCCGAAATGTCCTGCACACGTGCAAGAAATACGTCACGCTGTCGTGACGAGCGTCTGACCTGGGGCGTAAGATCTTGCATGTGAGCAAGAAGCGCCGTGACCCGCAGACACCCTTCGGGTGGTACCTCCGGGCCCTTATGGAGGCCCACGGTTTCGCCTCCGACGGCGAATTGGCCGCGGCGACGGGCGTCTCCGCTTCGCTCATCTCTCGTTACCAGTCCGGCGACATCGAGCCGAGCGTGCAGAATCTACGGCGGCTCGCCCCCTATCTCGGGGTCAGCCTGGGCGAGCTGATGGTCGAGGCCACGCTCGCCACCTCCGAGGAACTCGGGATGGTGCCGCGGGCGACGGCGACGACCAAACTGGACGCCAGCCTGGCGGAGGCGCAGCGCCTGCTGTCCGACCCCACGCGGCCGGACTCCGCCAAGGAATACCTGCGTGACACCCTGCGGGGGGCTATCGCGTTCTGGCGTCAGCAGACCGGTCTCAAGGCGCCGGCCGAGCCGAGCGCGGCCGACCGTGCCGCCGGCCGCGGCGTACGCGCCGCCTGACTCTTTGGTTGACAGAGCGTTAGCACGTCGTCGCGCGTACGTGTTCACCCGTTCGGCCCATTAGCACCTGGCCGATCAGAAATCCCGGAATGGAACTTCCACGGACGCCACGCGAGTTCTGCCGGTCACGTCGTCCCTGACGTCATGATTCGACGATTGTCCATGCACGCACGTGCGACGCTGGCTTGCAATGTGGAACTTGCATACGCGGCCAACCGGGTACGGAGGCCCGCCCGAAAGTACGATGTCGCACCGGTCCTCTCGTGACGGACTGTGGCTACTCGATCGCGTGGCGGATGCGAACCTTGGCACGAGGGACCGGACGCATCAGTCACGCCGCCGGGAGGAGCCGCTATGGCGGAGGAGCGTAAGGAGTCTTGGGCCGGCGTCGGGCCGGTCATCATCACCCAGGCCCCGGATGTCTCGGGGCGCAGCAGCACCGACACGATCATGCGGATCGCGTACGGAATGGTCTCGGCCGTGGTCGTCAGCCTGGTCTGGATCATCGCCAGCGCGGTCGATCCCGTGGTCAAAGCCTGGTCGGTGATCATCGGACTGTCCGTGACCGCGGCTCTGCTGGCCGGGCACGCCTTGATGGAAGTGGGCCGGGTGCGACGCGAGATCGTCGTGGCCGAGGCCCGCATGCAGACCGCGGTCGCGGCGGTGGCGCACACCGTCTCGGCCCACGCGAGCCTTGTCGCGCCGCAGCAGCGACGGCCGAACCGTCCCCGGCGCCGGCGCCGGACGGCCCAACGGCGTCCGGACGCCGGCACCCCAGGACAGATCCTCTCCGAGGAGTTCCAGATGTACCTGCAGGGGCGCGATTCCCGCTTCAACGAGCCCTGACCGCGCCCTGAGCACCATCGCGAGCCAGGCTGACTCGGAACCCGAGCCGAACCGCGAGCTAGGCAGAACGACGAGTTGAGATGAGAACCGCCGAGTCGGTCAAGCGGGTCTGTCCGACAGACTCTCCTGACCCTGCTCGGTCCCCAGTTGCCGCCGGGACCTCCGTCCCGGACCGACGTCGATACGGCCCCGGCCGAACGCGTCGATCTGGCCCCAGCGGCCGGGGATGTCGAGCAACGCCAGATGGCCCATGCCGGCCGGTAGCGCCGGATCGACCACCAGATGCTCCCCCAGCGGTTCGAGCCCGAGCATCGTACGCAGGAACAGCAGCGGCGCCCCCGTGGACCACGCCTGCGGGCTGCACGCCGTCGGATATTGCACCGGATAGCGGGTCAGGTCGCGTTCGTATCCGCCGAACGCCTCCGGCAGGCGGCCCTCGAAGTACGTCGCGGCGTCCAGGATGCCCGCCGCGATCCGGGCCGCCTCCCGCTTGAATCCGTACCTGCGCAGGCCCCAGGCGATGAACGAGTTGTCGAACGGCCACACCGTGCCGGTGTGGTAACCGATCGGATTGAACCGCTGGGCGTCCGTGGCCAGGGTGCGGACGCCCCAGCCGGAGAACAGCTGTGGACTCATGAGGTGCCCGGCGATCGCCTTGGCCTTGCCGTTGTCGACGATCCCGCTCCACAACAGGTGCCCGATGTTGGACGACAGCGCGTCCACCTGGGAGCCGTCGGCTTCCACCGCCAGGGCGAAGTACTTGCCCTCGGCCACCCAGTAGTCCCGGTTGAACCGCTTCTTCAGATCCGCCGCGGACTTCTCCAGCCGCTCGG
This genomic interval carries:
- a CDS encoding TetR/AcrR family transcriptional regulator, encoding MSEDRRGQIVTAALEVFGRYGYRRSSMDLIAQAARISRPAVYQYFPGKEAVFRAVGQKIADEVLAAAARAGATGSGDVADRLTEVLAQKLDLFGGAIGAGFKAELFAEAGQLAGDVIASFHDRYADLVERVLAESGLPGLGRTIGPRDVALVLTDALPGIAQEPDAETARRRLRQLVDLVVRGLSA
- a CDS encoding 4'-phosphopantetheinyl transferase family protein; this translates as MDEIWGELAVPDAASAPPAGVCHLWPIPVAARTSWISDWISDEERAQADRFLAEHARRTFLTSRSAQREVAARYLGVRPDAVPIDRTCRRCGGPHGRPTVPGPIDLSVSHTREWVVLAVVGAGRVGVDLEHEATARDLDSLIGTLTAAERAEFAEVPPPDQVGWFLRRWTRKEAAVKLTGHGLAVRFDALDTRGALAIADGVAPDWPTEDIHLTDVRAGGGLVVALATTVPLRSVLLSGLSARS
- a CDS encoding helix-turn-helix domain-containing protein translates to MSKKRRDPQTPFGWYLRALMEAHGFASDGELAAATGVSASLISRYQSGDIEPSVQNLRRLAPYLGVSLGELMVEATLATSEELGMVPRATATTKLDASLAEAQRLLSDPTRPDSAKEYLRDTLRGAIAFWRQQTGLKAPAEPSAADRAAGRGVRAA
- a CDS encoding RNA polymerase sigma factor, whose translation is MRNIRHPAPRTVDHPSGSGRVRDRAAQPDSDGDPWSLIERAQQGDLSAFGELYARYNAEVFRYLWQRCGHVQLAQDLAGDVWERALRGIGRLNYRGAPPLAWLMTIARNRAIDHFRSGRFRMEVLSDATRDMGQIDDSADIEQIAVTRLESAIVLQAVQELSSAQRQAITLTYFAGLTCPEAAVRMGVTEDAVKALNMRARRTMARRLSVGVERTALAR